The nucleotide sequence GCGGGTTGGTGGCCTTCGAGTCGTCGACGAATGCGACGCCGTCGCGCTCCCCGATCCGCTCGATGCGGTGGCTGTCGAGCTCGAAGCGCAGGAGCGCCTGCCGCACGACGCCGGGCTCGACGCCGTACGACCGGGCGAGGGCCGCCGCGGCCAGGATGTTCTGCACGATGTGCGGTGCCGCGAGGCCCACTGCGCGCAGCTCGTCGAGCGTCGTCAGCTCGAGCGCGGAGGTGAACCGCTCCTCCAGGAAGGCGCGGTCGCAGAGGATCCCGTCGACGATGCCGAGGTCGCTCGGGCCGGGCGCGTCCAGGCCGAAGCCGATGGCACGCGCGCCGTCCTGGACGTCGGCCTCGCGGAGCGCGTCCTCGGTGGCGCGGTCGGCCCGGTTGTACACGCAGGCGACGCGCGTGTCCGCATAGACCCGCCCCTTCGCGGCCGCGTACGCCGCACGCGAGCCGTGCCACTCGAGGTGGTCGTCGGCGAGGTTGAGGAACGCGCTCGAGTAGGGCCGCACCTCGCGCATGTAGTGCAGCTGGTGGCTCGACAGCTCGACGACGAGCACGTCGAAGCCGTCCGGGTGGCGGACGACGTCGAGCACGGGCAGGCCGATGTTGCCGCACGGCACGGCGCGCACGCCGCCCTCCTGGAGGAGCGCGGCCGTGAGCTGCGTGGTCGTGGTCTTGCCGTTGGTGCCGGTGATGGTGATCCACTCGGCAGGCGTCCCCGTCTTGTCGCGCACCCGCCAGGCGAGCTCGATGTCGCCCCACAGCGGGATCCCCGCCTCCGTCGCCCACGCGGGCAGCGGGTGCGTCGGCGCGTAGCCGGGTGACACGACGACGAGCTCGGGCGCGAAGGCCACGAGCTCCGCGGGGACGGGCTCCTCGTCGGTCGGCCGCACGAGCCGCCCGCCGATCACCTCGAGCAGCGCCAGCCGCTCGGGCGACGCGTCGGACGCGACCACGAGCACGTCGGCGCCGAGCTCGACCAGCGTGTCGGCCACCGAGAAGCCGGTGCGCCCGAGGCCGAGGACGGCGACGCGGAGGCCGGTCCAGTCGTCGTGCCAGCTGTGCAGGGAGTCGGGTCGCGCGAGCGCTGTGCCGTCGTCGGGGGTGCCGTCTGTCATCTCTACTGCGTGATCCATTCCAGGTAGAAGGTGCCGACGCCCGCCGCCACGAGCAGCCCGGCGATGATCCAGAAGCGCACGACGACCGTGACCTCCGCCCAGCCCTTCAGCTCGAAGTGGTGGTGGAGCGGGCTCATGAGGAAGATCCGCTTGCCGTGCGTGAGCTTGAAGTAGATGCGCTGGAGCACCACGGAGCCCGCGACGATCACGAACAGGCCGCCGATGAAGACGAGCAGCAGCTCGGTGCGGCTGAGGATCGCGAGGGCGGCCAGCGCGCCGCCGAGGCCCAGCGAGCCGGTGTCGCCCATGAAGATCTGCGCGGGCGACGTGTTCCACCAGAGGAAGCCGATGAGCGCGCCCACGATGGAGGCCGCGATGATCGCCAGGTCGAGGGGGCTCGCCACCTCGTAGCAGCGGTACTCGTTCTGGTAGCTGGAGACGCTGTCGCACGACTGGTTGAACTGCCAGAACCCGATGATGACGTAGGAGCCGATCGAGAAGATCGACGCGCCCGCGGCGAGGCCGTCGAGCCCGTCGGCCACGTTCACGCCGTTCGAGGCGCTCGCGACGATGAGGCAGATCCAGACGATGAACAGGCCCGTGCCGATGACCGCGCCGAGCGCCATGAAGTCGAGCGGCAGGTCGCGGAACAGGCTGATGGCGGTGGATGCGGGCGTGAGGCCGGACACCGGGTCGCGCAGCGTGATGGCGAGCACCGCGAACACGGTCGCGACGACGACCTGGCCGGCGATCTTCT is from Clavibacter sp. A6099 and encodes:
- the murD gene encoding UDP-N-acetylmuramoyl-L-alanine--D-glutamate ligase is translated as MTDGTPDDGTALARPDSLHSWHDDWTGLRVAVLGLGRTGFSVADTLVELGADVLVVASDASPERLALLEVIGGRLVRPTDEEPVPAELVAFAPELVVVSPGYAPTHPLPAWATEAGIPLWGDIELAWRVRDKTGTPAEWITITGTNGKTTTTQLTAALLQEGGVRAVPCGNIGLPVLDVVRHPDGFDVLVVELSSHQLHYMREVRPYSSAFLNLADDHLEWHGSRAAYAAAKGRVYADTRVACVYNRADRATEDALREADVQDGARAIGFGLDAPGPSDLGIVDGILCDRAFLEERFTSALELTTLDELRAVGLAAPHIVQNILAAAALARSYGVEPGVVRQALLRFELDSHRIERIGERDGVAFVDDSKATNPHAASASLAAFPSVVWVVGGLLKGVELDDLIRAHGARLRAAVVIGVERAEVLAAFARHAPDVTVLEVAESDTEQVMRSAVRLAAGVAREGDTVLLAPAAASMDQFTDYADRGRRFRTAVDHHLGGAADDTAPENDADPSRG
- the mraY gene encoding phospho-N-acetylmuramoyl-pentapeptide-transferase produces the protein MVALLFAGAFSLAFTLFLTPLFIKLFHRLQWGQFIRDDGPQTHHTKRGTATMGGIVIILASVLGYFVGHLLTWDGIRFDPVTPSGLLVVFMMVGLGFVGFLDDYLKTRKQQSLGLGGWQKIAGQVVVATVFAVLAITLRDPVSGLTPASTAISLFRDLPLDFMALGAVIGTGLFIVWICLIVASASNGVNVADGLDGLAAGASIFSIGSYVIIGFWQFNQSCDSVSSYQNEYRCYEVASPLDLAIIAASIVGALIGFLWWNTSPAQIFMGDTGSLGLGGALAALAILSRTELLLVFIGGLFVIVAGSVVLQRIYFKLTHGKRIFLMSPLHHHFELKGWAEVTVVVRFWIIAGLLVAAGVGTFYLEWITQ